One genomic segment of Spirochaetota bacterium includes these proteins:
- a CDS encoding ADP-ribosylglycohydrolase family protein codes for MIIGDALGSAVEGMSKGHIRSHFKTINDYIDPEKALKNKIDQWRKPGLYSSISQLALIMALSIPRRGSCADSFQRAVASSPGVAGSDYGIFRYAGAVERNFIARMLDPAAPRQASEQPCARIIPIISALSFRSSGSIDHILDVISAVRLFTIDLSTVAAALVYSTLLRILKAGGGPAADPITSSIEAAHRILDTIENDSAAVFARAVNPGSLTKELQSLMDILSETASADTLQAAEDIIVSGVNRSLKTPVTRATINHPSALLPYALALTFLTPAPPIPLGAAVSEGGSTAALAAMTGAIGACLHDAAPEPDTLVTNLVNRKKILALVDSLNGATGAPHDLEQFMAQEATLTAKELEELNARLKHSHKKPKKAPLTQADKEKKLTSHAVESWTKYDKARWRKERRRNDKNDNP; via the coding sequence ATGATTATCGGTGACGCCCTGGGATCGGCCGTTGAGGGCATGTCAAAGGGCCACATACGCTCCCATTTCAAGACCATCAATGACTATATCGATCCCGAAAAGGCCCTTAAAAACAAGATCGACCAGTGGCGCAAGCCGGGCCTCTACTCATCGATCTCCCAGCTTGCCCTCATCATGGCGCTGTCCATCCCGCGCCGAGGCTCCTGCGCCGATAGCTTCCAGCGAGCAGTCGCCTCCTCTCCCGGGGTCGCAGGGTCGGATTACGGCATCTTCCGCTATGCCGGCGCCGTGGAACGGAATTTCATTGCCCGGATGCTGGATCCGGCAGCCCCCCGGCAGGCAAGCGAGCAGCCCTGCGCGCGGATCATCCCGATAATCTCGGCTCTCAGCTTCAGGAGTTCCGGTTCCATTGACCACATCCTGGATGTCATTTCGGCCGTGCGCCTTTTCACAATTGACCTGTCCACGGTCGCGGCAGCCCTGGTTTACTCAACACTTCTCAGGATACTGAAGGCCGGCGGAGGCCCTGCGGCAGATCCCATTACATCTTCAATTGAAGCAGCCCACCGCATCCTGGACACCATTGAGAACGATTCAGCGGCCGTGTTCGCCCGGGCCGTGAATCCCGGCTCCCTGACGAAGGAGCTGCAATCCCTCATGGACATCCTCTCCGAAACCGCATCCGCGGACACGCTCCAGGCGGCTGAGGATATCATCGTCTCCGGCGTCAACCGGAGCCTGAAGACACCGGTTACCCGCGCGACGATCAATCACCCGTCGGCTCTCTTGCCCTACGCCCTTGCGCTGACTTTTCTGACGCCTGCCCCACCGATACCCCTTGGCGCAGCCGTGTCCGAGGGGGGCTCGACCGCGGCCCTTGCCGCTATGACCGGCGCCATCGGCGCGTGCCTCCATGACGCAGCGCCTGAGCCTGACACCCTCGTCACCAATCTCGTGAACAGGAAAAAGATCCTGGCCCTGGTCGATTCGCTGAACGGCGCAACCGGCGCGCCCCATGACCTGGAACAATTCATGGCCCAGGAAGCGACCCTGACCGCAAAGGAGCTGGAAGAGCTCAATGCCCGCCTCAAGCACAGCCATAAAAAGCCGAAAAAAGCACCCCTGACACAGGCTGATAAAGAAAAGAAGCTGACCAGCCACGCGGTGGAAAGCTGGACCAAGTACGACAAGGCGCGGTGGCGGAAAGAACGACGCCGCAATGATAAAAACGACAATCCATGA